The following are encoded together in the Culex pipiens pallens isolate TS chromosome 1, TS_CPP_V2, whole genome shotgun sequence genome:
- the LOC120430222 gene encoding putative peptidyl-prolyl cis-trans isomerase dodo: MSDGQENVPEGWEKRTSRSTGMTYYLNVYTKESQWDPPTKPASPGDTTSEVQCAHLLVKHRDSRRPGSWREENITRSKSEALQILEGYRKQIQSGEVTLPELAQKYSDCSSAKRGGDLGMFKRGMMQKPFEDAAFALKVGDMSDVVDTDSGVHLILRLK, from the exons atgtcCGACGGCCAGGAAAACGTCCCCGAGGGCTGGGAGAAGCGCACCAGCCGGTCCACAG GAATGACCTACTACTTGAACGTGTACACCAAAGAGTCGCAGTGGGACCCGCCGACGAAGCCGGCCAGCCCGGGGGACACCACGTCGGAGGTTCAGTGCGCCCACCTGCTGGTCAAACACCGCGACTCGCGGCGGCCGGGCTCGTGGCGCGAGGAAAACATCACCCGCAGCAAGTCCGAGGCGCTGCAGATCCTGGAGGGGTACCGCAAGCAGATCCAGTCCGGCGAGGTCACCCTGCCGGAGCTGGCCCAGAAGTACTCGGACTGCAGCTCGGCCAAGCGGGGTGGCGATTTGGGGATGTTCAAGCGCGGGATGATGCAGAAACCGTTCGAGGATGCGGCCTTCGCGCTCAAGGTGGGGGACATGTCGGACGTGGTGGACACCGACTCCGGGGTGCATTTGATCTTGAGAC